A genome region from Strigops habroptila isolate Jane chromosome 12, bStrHab1.2.pri, whole genome shotgun sequence includes the following:
- the SELENON gene encoding selenoprotein N has protein sequence MAGPGAAPPRLALALAALAALAAVKYYRDAEAARQQELALKSLGSEGLFLFSSLDTNNDLYLSPEEFKPIAEKLTGVAPISEFEEEETSDTSGETLSIVAKFQPLVMETMTKSKDGFLGISHVALSGLRNWTAPAAPMSMLLARQFKAFLPPKNKLDLGDPWWIIPSELNIFTGYLSNNRFYPPPPKGKEIIIHRLLSMFHPRPFVKTRFAPQGAVACIQAISTFYYTIAFRIHAEFQLNEPPHFPFWFSPAQFTGYIILSKDSSHVREFKLFVPNSRSLNVDMEWLYGASESSNMEVDIGYLPQMELESTGPSIPSVIHDENGNVIDSRDPSGEPIHFVFEEITWQQEIPWEEAAQKLEVAMYPFKKVSYLPFTQAFERAKAEKKLVHSILLWGALDDQSCUGSGRTLRETVLESSPILSLLNESFISSWSLVKELEELQNNRENEFYSKLADLHLEKYNFPVEMIICLPNGTVIHHINANYFLDITSMKPEDVESSIFSFSANFEDPSTATYLQFLKEGLQRAKPYLQT, from the exons ATGGCGGGTCCCGGCGCGGCCCCTCCGCGCCTGGCGCTGGCTCTCGCCGCTCTGGCAGCGCTGGCCGCCGTCAAGTACTACCGGGACGCTGAGGCAGCCCGGCAGCAG GAGCTGGCGCTGAAGTCTTTGGGAAGTGAGGggctgtttctcttttcttctctggacACAAACAATGATCTGTACCTCAGTCCAGAAGAGTTCAAGCCGATAGCTGAGAAGCTGACAG GGGTTGCTCCCATCTCAGAATTTGAAGAGGAGGAGACGTCTGATACAAGCGGGGAGACATTGTCCATCGTGGCTAAATTCCAGCCTTTGGTCATGGAAACAATGACGAAGAGCAAAGACGGTTTCTTGGGA ATTTCTCATGTTGCTCTGTCTGGGCTGAGGAACTGGACTGCCCCAGCAGCCCCTATGAGCATGCTGCTTGCCAGGcagtttaaagcctttcttCCTCCAAAGAATAAACTGGATCTTGGGGATCCGTGGTGGATAATTCCTAGTGAATTGAACATCTTCACTGGGTATCTTTCCAACAACAGATTTTACCCTCCGCCTCCCAAGGGCAAAGAG ATCATCATCCACAGGCTCCTGAGCATGTTCCACCCGCGCCCCTTTGTGAAAACCCGCTTTGCTCCGCAGGGAGCTGTGGCCTGCATCCAGGCCATCAGCACCTTCTACTACACCATCGCGTTCAG GATCCACGCTGAGTTCCAGCTGAACGAGCCACCACACTTCCCCTTCTGGTTTTCCCCAGCCCAGTTCACAGGTTACATCATCCTGTCCAAGGATTCTTCCCATGTCCGAGAATTTAAGCTCTTTGTCCCTAACAGCAG GTCTCTGAACGTTGATATGGAGTGGCTGTATGGAGCAAGTGAAAGCAGCAACATGGAGGTGGATATTGGATACCTGCCTCAG ATGGAGCTTGAATCGACTGGGCCTTCGATCCCCTCTGTGATCCATGATGAGAACGGAAATGTGATTGACAGCAGGGATCCCTCAGGGGAGCCCATCCACTTTGTGTTTGAAGAGATAACCTGGCAGCAGGAAATACCCTGGGAAGAGGCAGCCCAGAAACTGGAAGTGGCCATGTATCCATTTAAGAAG GTCTCCTATCTTCCCTTCACACAAGCTTTTGAgagagcaaaagcagaaaagaagctggTGCACTCGATCCTGCTGTGGGGTGCCCTGGACGACCAGTCCTGCTGAG GTTCAGGGCGAACTCTCCGGGAGACCGTCCTGGAAAGTTCGCCCATCCTCAGCCTGTTGAACGAGAGCTTCATCAGCAGCTGGTCACTGGtgaaggagctggaagagctgcag AACAACAGAGAGAATGAGTTCTACAGCAAGCTGGCTGACCTGCACCTGGAGAAATACAACTTCCCTGTGGAGATGATCATCTGCCTCCCTAATGGCACGGTG ATTCACCATATTAATGCCAACTACTTCCTGGACATTACTTCTATGAAGCCTGAAGATGTTGAAAGTAGCATCTTTAGTTTCTCAGCCAATTTTGAAGACCCTTCAACTGCAACTTACCTCCAGTTCCTAAAGGAAGGACTGCAAAGAGCAAAGCCATACTTGCAGACCTAA
- the MTFR1L gene encoding mitochondrial fission regulator 1-like isoform X3 has product MVQNPAQTIPIWQNKPHGSARSVVRRIGSNLPLKPCPRATFEVLRNVSELYLNDVPPVPTLADIVWIAADDEETYARVRSDTRPLKHKWKPSPFTVIQRNASVPNLRKQEEKLLALKKPGLPALSRTTELQDELSHLRSQIAKIVAAESASASFTPDLLSPGSSNASSPLPCFGPSFQSTTSFVISDITEEEAELESPELPSVSLLCSAASECCKPESKDPDEEDSVSLSKASSFADMMGILKDIHRMKQSKDFRNRTSLKEEDPAVLIAEVLRRKFALKDEDLALKEK; this is encoded by the exons ATGGTGCAGAACCCAGCACAG ACGATCCCCATCTGGCAGAACAAACCCCATGGCTCAGCACGCAGCGTTGTCAGGAGAATCGGGTCAAACCTCCCTTTAAAGCCCTGTCCCAGAGCAACCTTTGAG gTTCTACGTAATGTCTCGGAGCTCTATTTAAATGATGTCCCTCCAGTCCCCACCTTGGCAGACATTGTGTGGATAGCAgcagatgatgaagaaacatACGCCAGAGTCAG AAGTGACACTCGCCCGCTGAAGCACAAGTGGAAGCCGAGTCCCTTCACTGTTATACAGCGAAATGCTTCAGTCCCCAACctgaggaagcaggaggagaagctgctcGCCTTGAAGAAACCTGGTTTACCAGCACTGAGCCGAACAACAGAGCTCCAGGATGAGCTGAGTCACCTTCGGAGTCAGATAGCTAAAATAGTCGCTGCAGAATCAG cttctgcttcatttaCACCAGATTTACTATCTCCAGGAAGTTCAAATGCATCTTCTCCTTTACCTTGTTTCGGACCCTCTTTCCAGTCTACAACCTCCTTTGTCATTAGCGACATCAcggaggaggaggcagagctggagagccCCGAGCTCCCGTCCgtgtccctgctctgctctgcagcctccgAGTGCTGTAAACCAGAGTCAAAGGACCCCGACGAGGAGGATTCTGTGTCTCTTTCCAAGGCCAGCAGTTTTGCAGACATGATGGGCATCCTCAAAGACATTCATAggatgaaacaaagcaaagactT CAGAAACCGAACGTCGCTGAAGGAGGAGGACCCGGCCGTTCTCATCGCAGAGgttctgagaagaaaattcGCCCTGAAGGATGAAGATCTGGCCCTGAAAGAGAAGTGA
- the MTFR1L gene encoding mitochondrial fission regulator 1-like isoform X2, with the protein MAAEGPGAQTIPIWQNKPHGSARSVVRRIGSNLPLKPCPRATFEVLRNVSELYLNDVPPVPTLADIVWIAADDEETYARVRSDTRPLKHKWKPSPFTVIQRNASVPNLRKQEEKLLALKKPGLPALSRTTELQDELSHLRSQIAKIVAAESASASFTPDLLSPGSSNASSPLPCFGPSFQSTTSFVISDITEEEAELESPELPSVSLLCSAASECCKPESKDPDEEDSVSLSKASSFADMMGILKDIHRMKQSKDLNRTSLKEEDPAVLIAEVLRRKFALKDEDLALKEK; encoded by the exons ATGGCGGCGGAGGGGCCGGGAGCGCAG ACGATCCCCATCTGGCAGAACAAACCCCATGGCTCAGCACGCAGCGTTGTCAGGAGAATCGGGTCAAACCTCCCTTTAAAGCCCTGTCCCAGAGCAACCTTTGAG gTTCTACGTAATGTCTCGGAGCTCTATTTAAATGATGTCCCTCCAGTCCCCACCTTGGCAGACATTGTGTGGATAGCAgcagatgatgaagaaacatACGCCAGAGTCAG AAGTGACACTCGCCCGCTGAAGCACAAGTGGAAGCCGAGTCCCTTCACTGTTATACAGCGAAATGCTTCAGTCCCCAACctgaggaagcaggaggagaagctgctcGCCTTGAAGAAACCTGGTTTACCAGCACTGAGCCGAACAACAGAGCTCCAGGATGAGCTGAGTCACCTTCGGAGTCAGATAGCTAAAATAGTCGCTGCAGAATCAG cttctgcttcatttaCACCAGATTTACTATCTCCAGGAAGTTCAAATGCATCTTCTCCTTTACCTTGTTTCGGACCCTCTTTCCAGTCTACAACCTCCTTTGTCATTAGCGACATCAcggaggaggaggcagagctggagagccCCGAGCTCCCGTCCgtgtccctgctctgctctgcagcctccgAGTGCTGTAAACCAGAGTCAAAGGACCCCGACGAGGAGGATTCTGTGTCTCTTTCCAAGGCCAGCAGTTTTGCAGACATGATGGGCATCCTCAAAGACATTCATAggatgaaacaaagcaaagactT AAACCGAACGTCGCTGAAGGAGGAGGACCCGGCCGTTCTCATCGCAGAGgttctgagaagaaaattcGCCCTGAAGGATGAAGATCTGGCCCTGAAAGAGAAGTGA
- the MTFR1L gene encoding mitochondrial fission regulator 1-like isoform X1, which translates to MAAEGPGAQTIPIWQNKPHGSARSVVRRIGSNLPLKPCPRATFEVLRNVSELYLNDVPPVPTLADIVWIAADDEETYARVRSDTRPLKHKWKPSPFTVIQRNASVPNLRKQEEKLLALKKPGLPALSRTTELQDELSHLRSQIAKIVAAESASASFTPDLLSPGSSNASSPLPCFGPSFQSTTSFVISDITEEEAELESPELPSVSLLCSAASECCKPESKDPDEEDSVSLSKASSFADMMGILKDIHRMKQSKDFRNRTSLKEEDPAVLIAEVLRRKFALKDEDLALKEK; encoded by the exons ATGGCGGCGGAGGGGCCGGGAGCGCAG ACGATCCCCATCTGGCAGAACAAACCCCATGGCTCAGCACGCAGCGTTGTCAGGAGAATCGGGTCAAACCTCCCTTTAAAGCCCTGTCCCAGAGCAACCTTTGAG gTTCTACGTAATGTCTCGGAGCTCTATTTAAATGATGTCCCTCCAGTCCCCACCTTGGCAGACATTGTGTGGATAGCAgcagatgatgaagaaacatACGCCAGAGTCAG AAGTGACACTCGCCCGCTGAAGCACAAGTGGAAGCCGAGTCCCTTCACTGTTATACAGCGAAATGCTTCAGTCCCCAACctgaggaagcaggaggagaagctgctcGCCTTGAAGAAACCTGGTTTACCAGCACTGAGCCGAACAACAGAGCTCCAGGATGAGCTGAGTCACCTTCGGAGTCAGATAGCTAAAATAGTCGCTGCAGAATCAG cttctgcttcatttaCACCAGATTTACTATCTCCAGGAAGTTCAAATGCATCTTCTCCTTTACCTTGTTTCGGACCCTCTTTCCAGTCTACAACCTCCTTTGTCATTAGCGACATCAcggaggaggaggcagagctggagagccCCGAGCTCCCGTCCgtgtccctgctctgctctgcagcctccgAGTGCTGTAAACCAGAGTCAAAGGACCCCGACGAGGAGGATTCTGTGTCTCTTTCCAAGGCCAGCAGTTTTGCAGACATGATGGGCATCCTCAAAGACATTCATAggatgaaacaaagcaaagactT CAGAAACCGAACGTCGCTGAAGGAGGAGGACCCGGCCGTTCTCATCGCAGAGgttctgagaagaaaattcGCCCTGAAGGATGAAGATCTGGCCCTGAAAGAGAAGTGA
- the MTFR1L gene encoding mitochondrial fission regulator 1-like isoform X5: protein MAADSTIPIWQNKPHGSARSVVRRIGSNLPLKPCPRATFEVLRNVSELYLNDVPPVPTLADIVWIAADDEETYARVRSDTRPLKHKWKPSPFTVIQRNASVPNLRKQEEKLLALKKPGLPALSRTTELQDELSHLRSQIAKIVAAESASASFTPDLLSPGSSNASSPLPCFGPSFQSTTSFVISDITEEEAELESPELPSVSLLCSAASECCKPESKDPDEEDSVSLSKASSFADMMGILKDIHRMKQSKDLNRTSLKEEDPAVLIAEVLRRKFALKDEDLALKEK, encoded by the exons ATGGCAGCGGACTCC ACGATCCCCATCTGGCAGAACAAACCCCATGGCTCAGCACGCAGCGTTGTCAGGAGAATCGGGTCAAACCTCCCTTTAAAGCCCTGTCCCAGAGCAACCTTTGAG gTTCTACGTAATGTCTCGGAGCTCTATTTAAATGATGTCCCTCCAGTCCCCACCTTGGCAGACATTGTGTGGATAGCAgcagatgatgaagaaacatACGCCAGAGTCAG AAGTGACACTCGCCCGCTGAAGCACAAGTGGAAGCCGAGTCCCTTCACTGTTATACAGCGAAATGCTTCAGTCCCCAACctgaggaagcaggaggagaagctgctcGCCTTGAAGAAACCTGGTTTACCAGCACTGAGCCGAACAACAGAGCTCCAGGATGAGCTGAGTCACCTTCGGAGTCAGATAGCTAAAATAGTCGCTGCAGAATCAG cttctgcttcatttaCACCAGATTTACTATCTCCAGGAAGTTCAAATGCATCTTCTCCTTTACCTTGTTTCGGACCCTCTTTCCAGTCTACAACCTCCTTTGTCATTAGCGACATCAcggaggaggaggcagagctggagagccCCGAGCTCCCGTCCgtgtccctgctctgctctgcagcctccgAGTGCTGTAAACCAGAGTCAAAGGACCCCGACGAGGAGGATTCTGTGTCTCTTTCCAAGGCCAGCAGTTTTGCAGACATGATGGGCATCCTCAAAGACATTCATAggatgaaacaaagcaaagactT AAACCGAACGTCGCTGAAGGAGGAGGACCCGGCCGTTCTCATCGCAGAGgttctgagaagaaaattcGCCCTGAAGGATGAAGATCTGGCCCTGAAAGAGAAGTGA
- the MTFR1L gene encoding mitochondrial fission regulator 1-like isoform X4 yields MAADSTIPIWQNKPHGSARSVVRRIGSNLPLKPCPRATFEVLRNVSELYLNDVPPVPTLADIVWIAADDEETYARVRSDTRPLKHKWKPSPFTVIQRNASVPNLRKQEEKLLALKKPGLPALSRTTELQDELSHLRSQIAKIVAAESASASFTPDLLSPGSSNASSPLPCFGPSFQSTTSFVISDITEEEAELESPELPSVSLLCSAASECCKPESKDPDEEDSVSLSKASSFADMMGILKDIHRMKQSKDFRNRTSLKEEDPAVLIAEVLRRKFALKDEDLALKEK; encoded by the exons ATGGCAGCGGACTCC ACGATCCCCATCTGGCAGAACAAACCCCATGGCTCAGCACGCAGCGTTGTCAGGAGAATCGGGTCAAACCTCCCTTTAAAGCCCTGTCCCAGAGCAACCTTTGAG gTTCTACGTAATGTCTCGGAGCTCTATTTAAATGATGTCCCTCCAGTCCCCACCTTGGCAGACATTGTGTGGATAGCAgcagatgatgaagaaacatACGCCAGAGTCAG AAGTGACACTCGCCCGCTGAAGCACAAGTGGAAGCCGAGTCCCTTCACTGTTATACAGCGAAATGCTTCAGTCCCCAACctgaggaagcaggaggagaagctgctcGCCTTGAAGAAACCTGGTTTACCAGCACTGAGCCGAACAACAGAGCTCCAGGATGAGCTGAGTCACCTTCGGAGTCAGATAGCTAAAATAGTCGCTGCAGAATCAG cttctgcttcatttaCACCAGATTTACTATCTCCAGGAAGTTCAAATGCATCTTCTCCTTTACCTTGTTTCGGACCCTCTTTCCAGTCTACAACCTCCTTTGTCATTAGCGACATCAcggaggaggaggcagagctggagagccCCGAGCTCCCGTCCgtgtccctgctctgctctgcagcctccgAGTGCTGTAAACCAGAGTCAAAGGACCCCGACGAGGAGGATTCTGTGTCTCTTTCCAAGGCCAGCAGTTTTGCAGACATGATGGGCATCCTCAAAGACATTCATAggatgaaacaaagcaaagactT CAGAAACCGAACGTCGCTGAAGGAGGAGGACCCGGCCGTTCTCATCGCAGAGgttctgagaagaaaattcGCCCTGAAGGATGAAGATCTGGCCCTGAAAGAGAAGTGA
- the LOC115616189 gene encoding uncharacterized protein LOC115616189, which translates to MKRGRGGAPLAGACDVWLDTAELKRSAAQSLRVNSEAPLRVLGRKNSSAALTRTRGSQLRTKQTTISSFFSTRTDEKDKENSRPPPFIPNKDCKGKGISLAAAPVKILALPQMEAAQHQPPFRSEAGTVLVTAQRHAREDPFTDSHMETHSRSEASCGAGEGRCCFSLSCGSEGSQLIPHTHKAQLLAGEAVSASSSRTNKPEGREPPEEAKAGLVFHPRLGAKQSKKPREGSSVNSLIDFTETITPSGMSCSTGAAGFHSSPQRPGRAWPLRERSQNTGAASAEAGWDSPCRELFTQDSEGNRVIAHWEVPSPCRQLPPSPPKGCSSSAAGWSWSGWGEQEPELCYELLFTQDSEGGRVIKH; encoded by the exons ATGAAGcgcgggcgcggcggggccccGCTGGCCGGAGCGTGCGATGTGTGGCTGGACACGGCCGAGCTGAAGCGGAGCGCGGCGCAG TCCCTCAGAGTCAACTCAGAAGCACCTCTGCGTGttctgggaaggaaaaactCCTCAGCTGCTTTGACACGGACCAGGGGCTCTCAGCTGCGCACGAAGCAAACCAccatctcctccttcttcaGCACTCGCACAG atgaaaaagacaaagaaaactcCAGGCCGCCTCCTTTCATCCCAAATAAGGACTGTAaaggaaaaggtatttctttGGCTGCTGCCCCTGTGAAGATCTTGGCTTTGCCGCAGATGGAGGCAGCCCAACACCAACCACCCTTCCGAAGCGAGGCGGGGACGGTGCTGGTTACAGCCCAGCGTCATGCACGGGAAGATCCTTTCACAGACTCACACATGGAGACCCACAGCAGGAGCGAGGCCTCCTGTGGGGCAGGAGAGGGTCGCTGCTGCTTCAGCCTCAGCTGCGGTTCAGAGGGCAGCCAGCTCATCCCTCACACTCACAAGGCTCAGTTATTGGCTGGAGAAGCAGtttcagccagcagcagcaggacaaacAAACCAGAGGGCCGGGAACCCCCCGAGGAGGCAAAGGCCGGTCTTGTCTTCCACCCGAGACTTGGTGCAAAGCAGAGTAAGAAACCACGAGAAGGGAGCAGTGTTAATTCTTTAATTGATTTTACTGAGACTATAACCCCCAGTGGCATGAGCTGCAGTACCGGGGCTGCTGGCTTTCATTCGTCTCCACAGCGACCCGGTAGAGCGTGGCCCCTGCGAGAGCGCAGCCAGAACACGGGTGCTGCTTCAGCCGAGGCGGGATGGGACAGTCCCTGCAGGGAGCTGTTCACCCAGGACTCGGAGGGGAACAGGGTAATCGCTCACTGGGAGGTCCCATCTccatgcaggcagctgcccccctctccccccaagGGCTgttccagcagtgctgcaggatggagctggagcgGATGGGGGGAGCAGGAGCCGGAGCTGTGCTATGAGCTGCTGTTCACGCAGGATTCGGAGGGGGGCAGAGTGATTAAACACTGA
- the PAQR7 gene encoding membrane progestin receptor alpha isoform X1 produces the protein MEKPEWPRPRWAGYVEVVIQRTSQINDFQPCGGCALFITEHCPRLYSFEEPCKSTPAPTSFRGPEVALRGRNPPFSCIMATVVTEKLSRLFINVRQIPQLLTPLSPSTVSSSEVPKVFWKPYIHTGYRPVQQTWRYYFSTLFQQHNEAINVWTHLVAALILLLRFQQLSQRVAFGQDLHAQPLFIIIAASITYLMFSSLAHLLQAKSEFWHYSFFFMDYVGVAIYQYGSALVHYYYAIEPSWHEKVKGFYMPAAALLAWLSCAGSCYAKYRYHQSARLLSRLCQELPSGLAYMLDISPVAHRICTAPRSEWDDPALLYHKCQVLFFLIGAFFFSHPYPEKWFPGKCHFFGQSHQIFHVFLVLCTLAQIEAVVLDYESRRQIYSTLQGDLAHNFSALCLFTVTCSVVTAAYMAQKVKNKLNFKEE, from the exons ATGGAGAAGCCCGAATGGCCGCGGCCGCGTTGGGCCGG GTATGTGGAGGTGGTTATTCAGCGCACAAGCCAGATTAATGATTTCCAGCCCTGCGGAGGATGTGCTCTGTTCATAACTGAGCATTGCCCAAGGCTTTATAGCTTCGAAGAGCCTTGCAAATCAACTCCTGCTCCAACAAGTTTTAGAGGACCTGAG GTCGCTTTGCGTGGCAGGAACCCCCCGTTCAGCTGCATCATGGCAACAGTCGTCACCGAAAAGCTGAGCCGGCTCTTCATTAACGTGCGGCAGATCCCTCAGCTGCTGAcccccctctctccctccactGTCAGCAGTTCTGAGGTGCCAAAGGTCTTCTGGAAGCCCTACATCCACACGGGCTACCGGCCGGTGCAGCAGACCTGGCGCTATTACTTCTCAAcgctcttccagcagcacaacGAGGCCATCAATGTCTGGACCCACCTGGTGGCAGCGCTGATCCTGCTGCTGCGCTTCCAGCAGCTCTCTCAGCGAGTGGCTTTTGGGCAGGACCTGCATGCCCAGCCTCTCTTCATCATCATCGCGGCATCAATCACCTACCTGATGTTCAGCAGCCTCGCTCACCTTCTGCAGGCCAAATCTGAGTTCTGGCACTACAGCTTCTTCTTCATGGACTATGTGGGGGTTGCCATTTACCAGTATGGCAGCGCTCTGGTGCACTACTACTACGCCATCGAGCCAAGCTGGCACGAGAAGGTCAAGGGGTTTTacatgccagcagcagccctgttAGCGTGGCTGTCCTGCGCTGGGTCCTGCTATGCCAAGTACCGGTACCACCAGTCTGCTCGCCTCCTGAGCCGgctctgccaggagctgccctCCGGCCTGGCCTACATGCTGGACATCAGCCCCGTGGCTCACCGCATCTGCACCGCGCCGCGCTCCGAGTGGGATGACCCGGCCCTTCTCTACCACAAGTGCCAAGTGCTGTTCTTCCTGATCGGAGCCTTCTTTTTCTCGCACCCTTACCCTGAGAAGTGGTTCCCCGGGAAATGTCACTTCTTCGGGCAGAGCCACCAGATCTTTCACGTGTTCCTGGTACTCTGCACGCTGGCACAGATCGAGGCGGTGGTGTTGGACTACGAGTCCAGGCGACAGATCTATTCCACTCTTCAGGGTGATTTGGCACATAATTTCTCTGCCCTATGCCTCTTCACTGTGACCTGCTCTGTCGTCACAGCCGCTTACATGGCCCAGAAGGTGAAGAACAAGCTGAACTTCAAAGAAGAGTAA
- the PAQR7 gene encoding membrane progestin receptor alpha isoform X3, translating to MATVVTEKLSRLFINVRQIPQLLTPLSPSTVSSSEVPKVFWKPYIHTGYRPVQQTWRYYFSTLFQQHNEAINVWTHLVAALILLLRFQQLSQRVAFGQDLHAQPLFIIIAASITYLMFSSLAHLLQAKSEFWHYSFFFMDYVGVAIYQYGSALVHYYYAIEPSWHEKVKGFYMPAAALLAWLSCAGSCYAKYRYHQSARLLSRLCQELPSGLAYMLDISPVAHRICTAPRSEWDDPALLYHKCQVLFFLIGAFFFSHPYPEKWFPGKCHFFGQSHQIFHVFLVLCTLAQIEAVVLDYESRRQIYSTLQGDLAHNFSALCLFTVTCSVVTAAYMAQKVKNKLNFKEE from the coding sequence ATGGCAACAGTCGTCACCGAAAAGCTGAGCCGGCTCTTCATTAACGTGCGGCAGATCCCTCAGCTGCTGAcccccctctctccctccactGTCAGCAGTTCTGAGGTGCCAAAGGTCTTCTGGAAGCCCTACATCCACACGGGCTACCGGCCGGTGCAGCAGACCTGGCGCTATTACTTCTCAAcgctcttccagcagcacaacGAGGCCATCAATGTCTGGACCCACCTGGTGGCAGCGCTGATCCTGCTGCTGCGCTTCCAGCAGCTCTCTCAGCGAGTGGCTTTTGGGCAGGACCTGCATGCCCAGCCTCTCTTCATCATCATCGCGGCATCAATCACCTACCTGATGTTCAGCAGCCTCGCTCACCTTCTGCAGGCCAAATCTGAGTTCTGGCACTACAGCTTCTTCTTCATGGACTATGTGGGGGTTGCCATTTACCAGTATGGCAGCGCTCTGGTGCACTACTACTACGCCATCGAGCCAAGCTGGCACGAGAAGGTCAAGGGGTTTTacatgccagcagcagccctgttAGCGTGGCTGTCCTGCGCTGGGTCCTGCTATGCCAAGTACCGGTACCACCAGTCTGCTCGCCTCCTGAGCCGgctctgccaggagctgccctCCGGCCTGGCCTACATGCTGGACATCAGCCCCGTGGCTCACCGCATCTGCACCGCGCCGCGCTCCGAGTGGGATGACCCGGCCCTTCTCTACCACAAGTGCCAAGTGCTGTTCTTCCTGATCGGAGCCTTCTTTTTCTCGCACCCTTACCCTGAGAAGTGGTTCCCCGGGAAATGTCACTTCTTCGGGCAGAGCCACCAGATCTTTCACGTGTTCCTGGTACTCTGCACGCTGGCACAGATCGAGGCGGTGGTGTTGGACTACGAGTCCAGGCGACAGATCTATTCCACTCTTCAGGGTGATTTGGCACATAATTTCTCTGCCCTATGCCTCTTCACTGTGACCTGCTCTGTCGTCACAGCCGCTTACATGGCCCAGAAGGTGAAGAACAAGCTGAACTTCAAAGAAGAGTAA
- the PAQR7 gene encoding membrane progestin receptor alpha isoform X2, with protein MAAAEAVSVALRGRNPPFSCIMATVVTEKLSRLFINVRQIPQLLTPLSPSTVSSSEVPKVFWKPYIHTGYRPVQQTWRYYFSTLFQQHNEAINVWTHLVAALILLLRFQQLSQRVAFGQDLHAQPLFIIIAASITYLMFSSLAHLLQAKSEFWHYSFFFMDYVGVAIYQYGSALVHYYYAIEPSWHEKVKGFYMPAAALLAWLSCAGSCYAKYRYHQSARLLSRLCQELPSGLAYMLDISPVAHRICTAPRSEWDDPALLYHKCQVLFFLIGAFFFSHPYPEKWFPGKCHFFGQSHQIFHVFLVLCTLAQIEAVVLDYESRRQIYSTLQGDLAHNFSALCLFTVTCSVVTAAYMAQKVKNKLNFKEE; from the exons ATGGCCGCGGCTGAGGCTGTGTCT GTCGCTTTGCGTGGCAGGAACCCCCCGTTCAGCTGCATCATGGCAACAGTCGTCACCGAAAAGCTGAGCCGGCTCTTCATTAACGTGCGGCAGATCCCTCAGCTGCTGAcccccctctctccctccactGTCAGCAGTTCTGAGGTGCCAAAGGTCTTCTGGAAGCCCTACATCCACACGGGCTACCGGCCGGTGCAGCAGACCTGGCGCTATTACTTCTCAAcgctcttccagcagcacaacGAGGCCATCAATGTCTGGACCCACCTGGTGGCAGCGCTGATCCTGCTGCTGCGCTTCCAGCAGCTCTCTCAGCGAGTGGCTTTTGGGCAGGACCTGCATGCCCAGCCTCTCTTCATCATCATCGCGGCATCAATCACCTACCTGATGTTCAGCAGCCTCGCTCACCTTCTGCAGGCCAAATCTGAGTTCTGGCACTACAGCTTCTTCTTCATGGACTATGTGGGGGTTGCCATTTACCAGTATGGCAGCGCTCTGGTGCACTACTACTACGCCATCGAGCCAAGCTGGCACGAGAAGGTCAAGGGGTTTTacatgccagcagcagccctgttAGCGTGGCTGTCCTGCGCTGGGTCCTGCTATGCCAAGTACCGGTACCACCAGTCTGCTCGCCTCCTGAGCCGgctctgccaggagctgccctCCGGCCTGGCCTACATGCTGGACATCAGCCCCGTGGCTCACCGCATCTGCACCGCGCCGCGCTCCGAGTGGGATGACCCGGCCCTTCTCTACCACAAGTGCCAAGTGCTGTTCTTCCTGATCGGAGCCTTCTTTTTCTCGCACCCTTACCCTGAGAAGTGGTTCCCCGGGAAATGTCACTTCTTCGGGCAGAGCCACCAGATCTTTCACGTGTTCCTGGTACTCTGCACGCTGGCACAGATCGAGGCGGTGGTGTTGGACTACGAGTCCAGGCGACAGATCTATTCCACTCTTCAGGGTGATTTGGCACATAATTTCTCTGCCCTATGCCTCTTCACTGTGACCTGCTCTGTCGTCACAGCCGCTTACATGGCCCAGAAGGTGAAGAACAAGCTGAACTTCAAAGAAGAGTAA